A region of Zeugodacus cucurbitae isolate PBARC_wt_2022May chromosome 5, idZeuCucr1.2, whole genome shotgun sequence DNA encodes the following proteins:
- the Otop2_1 gene encoding proton channel OtopLc isoform X10, which produces MGGGEVKVATVDVESGDNMATLPVSRSHTTGSNDSAEKNNAANKEMELKNVMPQPLQRTSLFIVTSLVYAIILIVVCIAYVISDVTTHRLPVLYYETFFTYLYGVSILFLLYVFCFLLQESSCCNGGSKPKPPPKEKKSKKKVPDPADSKDAKGSKDSGKSGKPSPYQDSQAEAEVAVTTKNVRKRKTTHSDPTHGSFFLRVGAIAFGLGGMIYIGLEFGSFFEIPFDSPCHHILIGVNPLLQMIFTFMQMYFIFMNARLNIHRFKVIARFGLMHVVATNICVWIRTLVKESLLEITLYHQRGEPDPEASSIAKSIRQHALRHAGTVLRTHAGPNEEFEVLDGEDLLPANAYKTDNVLSKLVRKTVDGISKSLGMGAAAGANANAALTTLLTSTTKPLTSTTTTTTTTTTPRPFFTTPPSYQWQSTTMARKLKKFITSTTAATTTTLGTTPTTPSTTTMLASSPITTTTTTTTTTEIPFRQHFEHSAFTTAAPSVATDYLTSTHVSAADLASTTAESMSTGFGTGIASFFSNLVSSTPSTAVTTSTPSTTTENALNVMTNLLGPGMNNFQTYSEISHPESTGVVSFDNLESLDNIYPAALSSNIGTLNSTACGRVDIMGTIVYDSAPFLYPFIIEYSLIGAVVLYVMWKHIGRYPGRMNDEDLEHRLEVMLSRRAVAMAHQARSGRVDCVGSSKGLFFGLLLLVGALICLILFFVLVRHQQFSLLAIYLADASHCILMAFAVLAIIIGFIRVKNLKFRCEEQSNLNDILLRISAFGLFTYSIFGVIAGSLKAFESEPNLLVMTTSGVAVFQVILQLLFIADVSRRRVHLPEHDRSKPGRQIVTFLLICNVAMFAIYTFEAQKVFANPVQLDFYGFVPWSIIQRVTLPLCIFHRFHSAVALAEIWKTTYKARLE; this is translated from the exons ATGGGTGGCGGCGAAGTTAAAGTCGCTACTGTGGATGTGGAGAGCGGTGATAATATGGCCACACTTCCGGTGTCACGCTCGCACACAACCGGTAGCAATGATAGCGCcgagaagaataatgcagccaACAAGGAAATGGAATTAAAGAACGTCATGCCGCAACCGTTGCAAAg GACATCGCTCTTCATCGTCACCAGTTTGGTGTATGCCATCATTTTGATTGTTGTCTGCATTGCCTATGTGATTAGCGATGTGACAACCCACCGGCTGCCAGTGCTCTACTATGAAACATTCTTTACCTATTTGTATGGCGTCAGCATACTCTTCCTATTGTATGTATTCTGCTTCCTGCTGCAGG AGAGTTCCTGCTGTAATGGCGGCAGTAAACCGAAACCACCACCAAAGGAGAAAAAATCCAAGAAGAAAGTACCAGATCCAGCCGATTCGAAGGATGCGAAGGGTTCCAAGGATTCTGGCAAGAGCGGCAAACCGAGTCCATATCAG GATTCACAAGCTGAAGCCGAGGTCGCTGTCACCACGAAGAATGTACGAAAACGCAAGACAACTCACAGTGATCCCACACATGGCAGCTTCTTTTTGCGTGTGGGCGCGATTG CCTTTGGTTTGGGCGGCATGATCTATATTGGACTAGAGTTTGGCTCTTTCTTCGAGATTCCCTTCGATTCACCATGTCATCACATTTTGATTGGCGTTAATCCATTATTGCAGATGATCTTCACCTTTATGCAGATGTACTTTATATTCATGAATGCCAGA CTCAATATCCATCGCTTCAAGGTGATTGCACGCTTCGGTCTGATGCATGTTGTGGCCACGAATATTTGCGTTTGGATACGTACGTTGGTCAAGGAATCACTACTCGAAATCACACTCTATCATCAACGTGGTGAACCCGATCCCGAAGCCTCGTCCATTGCCAAGTCCATACGTCAACACGCATTGCGTCATGCTGGTACAGTTCTGCGCACCCACGCCGGTCCGAATGAGGAATTTGAGGTGCTGGACGGTGAGGATTTATTGCCCGCCAATGCCTACAAAACCGACAATGTACTCTCGAAATTGGTGCGCAAAACTGTTGATGGCATCTCCAAGTCGCTGGGCATGGGCGCTGCTGCGGGCGCCAACGCCAATGCAGCGCTCACCACGCTGCTCACATCCACCACCAAACCATTGACCTCAACCaccacaaccaccaccaccactactaCCCCACGTCCCTTTTTCACCACACCACCATCGTATCAGTGGCAAAGCACTACTATGGCACGCAAGTTGAAGAAGTTTATCACGAGCACAACAGCTGCCACGACCACCACATTGGGCACAACGCCTACCACACCATCGACGACTACAATGCTGGCGAGCAGCCCAATTACCACCACGACCACAACAACTACGACCACTGAGATACCCTTCCGACAGCATTTTGAGCATTCGGCATTTACAACTGCAGCGCCAAGTGTCGCCACCGATTATCTAACGTCCACTCACGTCTCGGCAGCCGATTTAGCATCTACCACCGCCGAATCGATGTCCACCGGTTTTGGTACGGGCATTGCTTCGTTCTTTAGTAATTTAGTCTCGTCAACACCCAGCACCGCGGTTACCACAAGCACACCCTCCACTACCACCGAGAATGCTCTGAATGTAATGACTAATTTACTTGGTCCCGGCATGAATAACTTCCAAACCTATTCGGAAATCTCGCACCCCGAGTCAACTGGCGTTGTGAGCTTTGATAATCTCGAGAGTCTCGATAATATATATCCCGCCGCGCTTTCCTCCAACATTGGCACCTTGAATTCGACCGCTTGTGGACGTGTCGATATTATGGGCACAATTGTCTACGATTCAGCACCCTTCCTGTATCCCTTCATTATCGAGTACTCACTAATCGGTGCCGTTGTTTTGTATGTAATGTGGAAGCATATTGGTCGCTATCCGGGCCGCATGAACGATGAGGATTTGGAGCATCGTTTGGAAGTGATGTTGTCACGTCGCGCTGTCGCAATGGCACATCAGGCACGTTCGGGACGTGTCGATTGTGTGGGTTCGTCAAAAGGGTTATTCTTTggtctgttgttgttggttggtgcTTTGATTTGCCTGATACTCTTCTTCGTCTTGGTGCGTCATCAGCAGTTCTCGCTGCTAGCAATTTACCTTGCCGACGCAAGTCATTGCATACTCATGGCCTTCGCTGTGCTAGCCATAATCATCGGTTTTATAAG AGTTAAAAATCTGAAATTCCGCTGCGAAGAGCAATCCAATCTCAATGACATACTGCTACGCATCTCCGCTTTCGGTCTCTTCACCTATTCGATATTTGGCGTCATTGCCGGCAGTTTAAAGGCATTCGAAAGCGAACCAAATCTTCTAGTCATGACCACAAGCGGTGTTGCGGTATTCCAGGTGATCTTACAATTACTCTTCATTGCCGATGTCTCGCGTCGTCGCGTCCACTTGCCCGAACATGATCGCAGCAAACCGGGCCGTCAAATCGTCACATTCCTGCTGATCTGCAATGTGGCCATGTTTGCTATTTACACATTTGAAGCTCAAAAAGTATTCGCCAATCCT
- the Otop2_1 gene encoding proton channel OtopLc isoform X8, which yields MGGGEVKVATVDVESGDNMATLPVSRSHTTGSNDSAEKNNAANKEMELKNVMPQPLQRTSLFIVTSLVYAIILIVVCIAYVISDVTTHRLPVLYYETFFTYLYGVSILFLLYVFCFLLQESSCCNGGSKPKPPPKEKKSKKKVPDPADSKDAKGSKDSGKSGKPSPYQDSQAEAEVAVTTKNVRKRKTTHSDPTHGSFFLRVGAIAFGLGGMIYIGLEFGSFFEIPFDSPCHHILIGVNPLLQMIFTFMQMYFIFMNARLNIHRFKVIARFGLMHVVATNICVWIRTLVKESLLEITLYHQRGEPDPEASSIAKSIRQHALRHAGTVLRTHAGPNEEFEVLDGEDLLPANAYKTDNVLSKLVRKTVDGISKSLGMGAAAGANANAALTTLLTSTTKPLTSTTTTTTTTTTPRPFFTTPPSYQWQSTTMARKLKKFITSTTAATTTTLGTTPTTPSTTTMLASSPITTTTTTTTTTEIPFRQHFEHSAFTTAAPSVATDYLTSTHVSAADLASTTAESMSTGFGTGIASFFSNLVSSTPSTAVTTSTPSTTTENALNVMTNLLGPGMNNFQTYSEISHPESTGVVSFDNLESLDNIYPAALSSNIGTLNSTACGRVDIMGTIVYDSAPFLYPFIIEYSLIGAVVLYVMWKHIGRYPGRMNDEDLEHRLEVMLSRRAVAMAHQARSGRVDCVGSSKGLFFGLLLLVGALICLILFFVLVRHQQFSLLAIYLADASHCILMAFAVLAIIIGFIRVKNLKFRCEEQSNLNDILLRISAFGLFTYSIFGVIAGSLKAFESEPNLLVMTTSGVAVFQVILQLLFIADVSRRRVHLPEHDRSKPGRQIVTFLLICNVAMFAIYTFEAQKVFANPVSRYVQLDFYGFVPWSIIQRVTLPLCIFHRFHSAVALAEIWKTTYKARLE from the exons ATGGGTGGCGGCGAAGTTAAAGTCGCTACTGTGGATGTGGAGAGCGGTGATAATATGGCCACACTTCCGGTGTCACGCTCGCACACAACCGGTAGCAATGATAGCGCcgagaagaataatgcagccaACAAGGAAATGGAATTAAAGAACGTCATGCCGCAACCGTTGCAAAg GACATCGCTCTTCATCGTCACCAGTTTGGTGTATGCCATCATTTTGATTGTTGTCTGCATTGCCTATGTGATTAGCGATGTGACAACCCACCGGCTGCCAGTGCTCTACTATGAAACATTCTTTACCTATTTGTATGGCGTCAGCATACTCTTCCTATTGTATGTATTCTGCTTCCTGCTGCAGG AGAGTTCCTGCTGTAATGGCGGCAGTAAACCGAAACCACCACCAAAGGAGAAAAAATCCAAGAAGAAAGTACCAGATCCAGCCGATTCGAAGGATGCGAAGGGTTCCAAGGATTCTGGCAAGAGCGGCAAACCGAGTCCATATCAG GATTCACAAGCTGAAGCCGAGGTCGCTGTCACCACGAAGAATGTACGAAAACGCAAGACAACTCACAGTGATCCCACACATGGCAGCTTCTTTTTGCGTGTGGGCGCGATTG CCTTTGGTTTGGGCGGCATGATCTATATTGGACTAGAGTTTGGCTCTTTCTTCGAGATTCCCTTCGATTCACCATGTCATCACATTTTGATTGGCGTTAATCCATTATTGCAGATGATCTTCACCTTTATGCAGATGTACTTTATATTCATGAATGCCAGA CTCAATATCCATCGCTTCAAGGTGATTGCACGCTTCGGTCTGATGCATGTTGTGGCCACGAATATTTGCGTTTGGATACGTACGTTGGTCAAGGAATCACTACTCGAAATCACACTCTATCATCAACGTGGTGAACCCGATCCCGAAGCCTCGTCCATTGCCAAGTCCATACGTCAACACGCATTGCGTCATGCTGGTACAGTTCTGCGCACCCACGCCGGTCCGAATGAGGAATTTGAGGTGCTGGACGGTGAGGATTTATTGCCCGCCAATGCCTACAAAACCGACAATGTACTCTCGAAATTGGTGCGCAAAACTGTTGATGGCATCTCCAAGTCGCTGGGCATGGGCGCTGCTGCGGGCGCCAACGCCAATGCAGCGCTCACCACGCTGCTCACATCCACCACCAAACCATTGACCTCAACCaccacaaccaccaccaccactactaCCCCACGTCCCTTTTTCACCACACCACCATCGTATCAGTGGCAAAGCACTACTATGGCACGCAAGTTGAAGAAGTTTATCACGAGCACAACAGCTGCCACGACCACCACATTGGGCACAACGCCTACCACACCATCGACGACTACAATGCTGGCGAGCAGCCCAATTACCACCACGACCACAACAACTACGACCACTGAGATACCCTTCCGACAGCATTTTGAGCATTCGGCATTTACAACTGCAGCGCCAAGTGTCGCCACCGATTATCTAACGTCCACTCACGTCTCGGCAGCCGATTTAGCATCTACCACCGCCGAATCGATGTCCACCGGTTTTGGTACGGGCATTGCTTCGTTCTTTAGTAATTTAGTCTCGTCAACACCCAGCACCGCGGTTACCACAAGCACACCCTCCACTACCACCGAGAATGCTCTGAATGTAATGACTAATTTACTTGGTCCCGGCATGAATAACTTCCAAACCTATTCGGAAATCTCGCACCCCGAGTCAACTGGCGTTGTGAGCTTTGATAATCTCGAGAGTCTCGATAATATATATCCCGCCGCGCTTTCCTCCAACATTGGCACCTTGAATTCGACCGCTTGTGGACGTGTCGATATTATGGGCACAATTGTCTACGATTCAGCACCCTTCCTGTATCCCTTCATTATCGAGTACTCACTAATCGGTGCCGTTGTTTTGTATGTAATGTGGAAGCATATTGGTCGCTATCCGGGCCGCATGAACGATGAGGATTTGGAGCATCGTTTGGAAGTGATGTTGTCACGTCGCGCTGTCGCAATGGCACATCAGGCACGTTCGGGACGTGTCGATTGTGTGGGTTCGTCAAAAGGGTTATTCTTTggtctgttgttgttggttggtgcTTTGATTTGCCTGATACTCTTCTTCGTCTTGGTGCGTCATCAGCAGTTCTCGCTGCTAGCAATTTACCTTGCCGACGCAAGTCATTGCATACTCATGGCCTTCGCTGTGCTAGCCATAATCATCGGTTTTATAAG AGTTAAAAATCTGAAATTCCGCTGCGAAGAGCAATCCAATCTCAATGACATACTGCTACGCATCTCCGCTTTCGGTCTCTTCACCTATTCGATATTTGGCGTCATTGCCGGCAGTTTAAAGGCATTCGAAAGCGAACCAAATCTTCTAGTCATGACCACAAGCGGTGTTGCGGTATTCCAGGTGATCTTACAATTACTCTTCATTGCCGATGTCTCGCGTCGTCGCGTCCACTTGCCCGAACATGATCGCAGCAAACCGGGCCGTCAAATCGTCACATTCCTGCTGATCTGCAATGTGGCCATGTTTGCTATTTACACATTTGAAGCTCAAAAAGTATTCGCCAATCCTGTAAGTAGATAT
- the Otop2_1 gene encoding proton channel OtopLc isoform X7, which yields MGGGEVKVATVDVESGDNMATLPVSRSHTTGSNDSAEKNNAANKEMELKNVMPQPLQRTSLFIVTSLVYAIILIVVCIAYVISDVTTHRLPVLYYETFFTYLYGVSILFLLYVFCFLLQESSCCNGGSKPKPPPKEKKSKKKVPDPADSKDAKGSKDSGKSGKPSPYQERYPVKKRDLVRQSLSLQDSQAEAEVAVTTKNVRKRKTTHSDPTHGSFFLRVGAIAFGLGGMIYIGLEFGSFFEIPFDSPCHHILIGVNPLLQMIFTFMQMYFIFMNARLNIHRFKVIARFGLMHVVATNICVWIRTLVKESLLEITLYHQRGEPDPEASSIAKSIRQHALRHAGTVLRTHAGPNEEFEVLDGEDLLPANAYKTDNVLSKLVRKTVDGISKSLGMGAAAGANANAALTTLLTSTTKPLTSTTTTTTTTTTPRPFFTTPPSYQWQSTTMARKLKKFITSTTAATTTTLGTTPTTPSTTTMLASSPITTTTTTTTTTEIPFRQHFEHSAFTTAAPSVATDYLTSTHVSAADLASTTAESMSTGFGTGIASFFSNLVSSTPSTAVTTSTPSTTTENALNVMTNLLGPGMNNFQTYSEISHPESTGVVSFDNLESLDNIYPAALSSNIGTLNSTACGRVDIMGTIVYDSAPFLYPFIIEYSLIGAVVLYVMWKHIGRYPGRMNDEDLEHRLEVMLSRRAVAMAHQARSGRVDCVGSSKGLFFGLLLLVGALICLILFFVLVRHQQFSLLAIYLADASHCILMAFAVLAIIIGFIRVKNLKFRCEEQSNLNDILLRISAFGLFTYSIFGVIAGSLKAFESEPNLLVMTTSGVAVFQVILQLLFIADVSRRRVHLPEHDRSKPGRQIVTFLLICNVAMFAIYTFEAQKVFANPVSRYVQLDFYGFVPWSIIQRVTLPLCIFHRFHSAVALAEIWKTTYKARLE from the exons ATGGGTGGCGGCGAAGTTAAAGTCGCTACTGTGGATGTGGAGAGCGGTGATAATATGGCCACACTTCCGGTGTCACGCTCGCACACAACCGGTAGCAATGATAGCGCcgagaagaataatgcagccaACAAGGAAATGGAATTAAAGAACGTCATGCCGCAACCGTTGCAAAg GACATCGCTCTTCATCGTCACCAGTTTGGTGTATGCCATCATTTTGATTGTTGTCTGCATTGCCTATGTGATTAGCGATGTGACAACCCACCGGCTGCCAGTGCTCTACTATGAAACATTCTTTACCTATTTGTATGGCGTCAGCATACTCTTCCTATTGTATGTATTCTGCTTCCTGCTGCAGG AGAGTTCCTGCTGTAATGGCGGCAGTAAACCGAAACCACCACCAAAGGAGAAAAAATCCAAGAAGAAAGTACCAGATCCAGCCGATTCGAAGGATGCGAAGGGTTCCAAGGATTCTGGCAAGAGCGGCAAACCGAGTCCATATCAG GAGCGCTATCCGGTTAAGAAACGTGATCTGGTGCGCCAGTCCTTGTCGCTACAG GATTCACAAGCTGAAGCCGAGGTCGCTGTCACCACGAAGAATGTACGAAAACGCAAGACAACTCACAGTGATCCCACACATGGCAGCTTCTTTTTGCGTGTGGGCGCGATTG CCTTTGGTTTGGGCGGCATGATCTATATTGGACTAGAGTTTGGCTCTTTCTTCGAGATTCCCTTCGATTCACCATGTCATCACATTTTGATTGGCGTTAATCCATTATTGCAGATGATCTTCACCTTTATGCAGATGTACTTTATATTCATGAATGCCAGA CTCAATATCCATCGCTTCAAGGTGATTGCACGCTTCGGTCTGATGCATGTTGTGGCCACGAATATTTGCGTTTGGATACGTACGTTGGTCAAGGAATCACTACTCGAAATCACACTCTATCATCAACGTGGTGAACCCGATCCCGAAGCCTCGTCCATTGCCAAGTCCATACGTCAACACGCATTGCGTCATGCTGGTACAGTTCTGCGCACCCACGCCGGTCCGAATGAGGAATTTGAGGTGCTGGACGGTGAGGATTTATTGCCCGCCAATGCCTACAAAACCGACAATGTACTCTCGAAATTGGTGCGCAAAACTGTTGATGGCATCTCCAAGTCGCTGGGCATGGGCGCTGCTGCGGGCGCCAACGCCAATGCAGCGCTCACCACGCTGCTCACATCCACCACCAAACCATTGACCTCAACCaccacaaccaccaccaccactactaCCCCACGTCCCTTTTTCACCACACCACCATCGTATCAGTGGCAAAGCACTACTATGGCACGCAAGTTGAAGAAGTTTATCACGAGCACAACAGCTGCCACGACCACCACATTGGGCACAACGCCTACCACACCATCGACGACTACAATGCTGGCGAGCAGCCCAATTACCACCACGACCACAACAACTACGACCACTGAGATACCCTTCCGACAGCATTTTGAGCATTCGGCATTTACAACTGCAGCGCCAAGTGTCGCCACCGATTATCTAACGTCCACTCACGTCTCGGCAGCCGATTTAGCATCTACCACCGCCGAATCGATGTCCACCGGTTTTGGTACGGGCATTGCTTCGTTCTTTAGTAATTTAGTCTCGTCAACACCCAGCACCGCGGTTACCACAAGCACACCCTCCACTACCACCGAGAATGCTCTGAATGTAATGACTAATTTACTTGGTCCCGGCATGAATAACTTCCAAACCTATTCGGAAATCTCGCACCCCGAGTCAACTGGCGTTGTGAGCTTTGATAATCTCGAGAGTCTCGATAATATATATCCCGCCGCGCTTTCCTCCAACATTGGCACCTTGAATTCGACCGCTTGTGGACGTGTCGATATTATGGGCACAATTGTCTACGATTCAGCACCCTTCCTGTATCCCTTCATTATCGAGTACTCACTAATCGGTGCCGTTGTTTTGTATGTAATGTGGAAGCATATTGGTCGCTATCCGGGCCGCATGAACGATGAGGATTTGGAGCATCGTTTGGAAGTGATGTTGTCACGTCGCGCTGTCGCAATGGCACATCAGGCACGTTCGGGACGTGTCGATTGTGTGGGTTCGTCAAAAGGGTTATTCTTTggtctgttgttgttggttggtgcTTTGATTTGCCTGATACTCTTCTTCGTCTTGGTGCGTCATCAGCAGTTCTCGCTGCTAGCAATTTACCTTGCCGACGCAAGTCATTGCATACTCATGGCCTTCGCTGTGCTAGCCATAATCATCGGTTTTATAAG AGTTAAAAATCTGAAATTCCGCTGCGAAGAGCAATCCAATCTCAATGACATACTGCTACGCATCTCCGCTTTCGGTCTCTTCACCTATTCGATATTTGGCGTCATTGCCGGCAGTTTAAAGGCATTCGAAAGCGAACCAAATCTTCTAGTCATGACCACAAGCGGTGTTGCGGTATTCCAGGTGATCTTACAATTACTCTTCATTGCCGATGTCTCGCGTCGTCGCGTCCACTTGCCCGAACATGATCGCAGCAAACCGGGCCGTCAAATCGTCACATTCCTGCTGATCTGCAATGTGGCCATGTTTGCTATTTACACATTTGAAGCTCAAAAAGTATTCGCCAATCCTGTAAGTAGATAT